DNA sequence from the Streptomyces sp. HUAS 15-9 genome:
CGATCGTCGCCGTGAGACCGGGGGCGGTGACCGTGGGCAGGTCGGGGTGGTGCTCGAAGTGGGGGTCGGTGTCGCGGTGCGCGTCCGGCAGCGCGACCCACAGCTGTGCGCCGTGCAGGAAGCGGGCGTGCGGCCGCGGGCTCTCCTCGGAGTGGCTGATGGCCCGGCCCGAGGTCATCAGCCCGAGCTCCTTCGGCCTGATCGTCTGCAGGCTGCCGGTCGAGTCGCGGTGCAGCACCTCGCCCTCGTGCAGCCAGCTCACCGTCTGCAGTCCCATGTGCGGATGCGGCGGGACCTGCATGCCCGGCTCGTCGGCGATGTCGTCCGGGCCGTAGTGGTCGACGAAGCACCACGCGCCGATCATGCGGCGCCCCAGGTTGGGCAGCAGCCGCCGTACCTCGGTCGACTCGCCCAGCCGCACCTGACGAGGACTCAGCAGCTCCCGGACGGGTTCCGCGACGACGAAACCCCGGCCGCCGCACACACTGGGGACCGCATGACGGTCAAGATTGCTCATGCCGCACAACCTAGCCCCGGCGCGGCCTCACCGGCAGACCAACGCCTCGGTACGGCCGCCCGTTCGGCCGGTCACGCACCCGCCGACGTCGCCCCGGCAGCCCGTGGCCATGCCGTCGTGGTCCTCGCCCGGGACGCGCGCCTCACTTGGGCGGCAGGCCCGCCGCGAAGCCGTGTCCCTCGTCGATCCACTCGCCCAGTACCGCGTCGTCGGTCAGGGCCGGGCCGGCGACCAGGATCCAGCCGCGCATCGGACGCCCGGGCCGGTCGAAGAGGCGGGCACCCGGGCGGGCCAGGGCCGCATCCGTGGCGTCGGGGGCGGTGCGCACGATCAGGTCGTCACCGCTCACGCCCACGGCCATGTTGCCGCGGCACAGGAAGCCGGTCCCGCCGAACATCCGCTTCTCCACGATGTCCGGATCCCCGCCCGGCCGCTCCCGGATCCGCTGGGCCAGTCCTTCGTCGTACGCCATGAGGAGCCTCGCTTCCGGCCGGGCCACCGTGGATGCCGTCGCACCGGCCTGTCGTGGCTCCAGGATCCGCGATCGTCGGCGTCGAAGGCGGCGAGCCATAGGCAATCGCCGAGACAGCCGCTGTCCGGCATTGGAAGATCTATGGGTCGCGGACCATACTCGGACGGGTGGACAGCTCCTCCCTCGACCTGAACCTGCTGCGCACCTTCCTGGCCGTCTACCGGTCGGGCTCCTTCACCGGTGCCGGGCAGTTGCTGGGGCTGTCGCAGCCCACGGTGACCACCCAGATGCGCACCCTGGAGCGGCAGGCCGGGCGGGAGCTGTTCGAGCGGCTTCCCAGGGGCGTCGCGCCGACGGCCGTCGCCGACGAGCTGGCCGCGCGGATCGCCGCACCGCTCGACGAACTCGCGGCCGTGGTAAGCCCGCACCCCGGGCCGGGCGGCCGCACCGACCCGGTCCATCTGGCCGGGCCCGCGGAGTTCCTGTGCATCAGTGTGCTGCCCGCCCTTGCACCGCTGGTGGCGGAGGGCGTACGGCTGCGCGTGGCGACCGGGCTCACGGACCCGCTGCTGGACGAACTGCGCGCGGGCCGCCACGACCTGGTGATCTCCACGACCCGTCCGCGCGGCCGCACTCTGAGCGCGGTCCCGCTCGCGGACGAGGAGTTCGTGCTGGTCGCCGCTCCCGTGTGGGCCGAGCGGCTGAAACGGCAATTGGCCGTCGAGGGCCCCGCCGTGCTGCATCTGGTGCCCCTGATCACCTACGCCGAGGACCTTCCGATCGCCCGCCGCTACTGGCGCCATGTCTTCGGCCGGCGGCTCTCCTGCCCCGCTGCCCTGACGGTGCCCGATCTGCGCGGCGTCCTGGCGGCGGTGACCGCGGGCGCGGGCTTCACCGTGCTGCCCCGCTACCTCTGCCGCGATCAGCTGGCCTCCGGCGCCCTCGTACCGCTCCACGAGCCCGCCGATCCGCCCATCAACACGGCCTTCCTGGTCCAGCGCCCCGGCCGGTCCGAGAACCCCGACGTGGCCCGCGTCCGCGACCATCTGCTGCAGATCGCGCGGTCCTGGTAGCGACCGCCGTCAGCGGAGCCACTCCGGTGCCAGCACCGACCAGATCTCCTCGTCGTGCCGTTTCCCCCGATAGAGGTAACTCTCCCGCAGTACCCCGTCCTTGCTCATCCCGAGCCGCCGGGCAACGGCGATGCTCGGCGCGTTCTCCGGGGACACCCACCACTCGACGCGGTGGATTCCGCGCTCCCTGACCGCCCAGTCGATGAGCACGCGCGCGGCGCGCGTCACCAGCCCCCTGCCCACCGCCGAGGGCTCCAGCCAGCAGCCCGCCTCGGCGATCCCCTGCCCGACGTCCAGCCGGCGCAGCACGACCGCGCCGACCAGATCGCCGTCCACCAGGATCCCGGCGATCCGCCCGGTGTCCGACGCGGCCTTCTCCGCGTACGCGCGCAGGAACGCCCGGCTCGACTCCAGGTCCTTGACGACGTCCGGCAGCCCGTTGAACCGGCCGATGAACTCCCGCCCCCGGTCCACATGGGCCAGGAACTCCCCTGCCTGACACGGCTCGAGGGGGCAGAGCACGGCGCCGTCGTCGCCCAGGGAAGTCGCGTACATCGTCACCTTCGTGTCACGGGATGGGACATCTGGTACGCCAGCCTACGGTCGGCGACCTCACCGATGGCCGTGAGGACCTCGTCCAGCCGCAGGAACTCCTCCCACTCCGGCCGACCGCCGGCCCGGGAGAGCCGCGCCACGACCGAGTCCTCCAGGGCGGGGACCCGCTTGTTCTTCCAGACCTTGTCCGCCAGGCTCACCAGCAGGTCCTCCACCCCGACCCCCGGGACGTCCCAGGACGCGTGCGTACCGGCGAACCGGGCCAGTGACGCCTCGACCCCGTGCGCCAGCAGGAGTTCACGTCCGGCCTCCTCGTGCCGCGCGCCGGGACCGGAGAGCTCGCCGCGGCGCAGGGTCTTGCCGATGTCATGGGTGGCGGCCCCGAAGAGCACCGCGTCCCGGTCGAACTCCAGTGCCGGGCAGTGTTCTTGGGCCCAGCCGGCCAGCCGTGCCGCGACATCGTGCACCGCCCGGAGGTGGGCGACCAGGCGGGGCGGGGCATCAAGTCGTTGCAGCAGCGCGGCGGCCCTCGGCGGAAGCGGTCTCAGCGGCGGGTCCCGGGTTTCGTCCACGGCGATCGAGAGCACGTTCGTGAGGGTCACCGTGCCAGAGTAGTCACCGGCGCGAGCCGGACCGTAACGGCCTACGGAGGGTATCCATGCACGCGGTGCACACGGTGTTTCTCCTGGGGACGGGAGTCTTCTGGACCACCGCCTACGTGCTGCTGATCCGGACCGGATCACGGGAGCGGACGTTCGGCATGCCCGTCGTGGCGTTCGCCACCAACATCAGCTGGGAGTTCATGTTCGCCTTCGTGCGGCCGCCGTCCGGTCTCGGACACGTCATCAACATCGTGTGGTTCTGCTTCGACGTGGCCGTCGGCTACACCGTCGTCCGCTTCGGCCGGGCCGAGTTCCCCTACCTGCCCGACCGGTTGTTCCTGCCCGCGCTGGCCGCACTGCTGCTCCTTGCCTATCCGGGCATGAACTACGTCTCCGAGGAGTTCGACGCGGGCGACGGCGTCCTCACCGCGTTCGGCAGCAACCTGGCGATGTCCGGGATGTTCCTGGCGATGCTGGCCGCGCGCCGTGGGACGCGCGGCCAGTCCGTGGGCATCGCGCTGGCCAAACTCCTGGGCACCGCCTGCGCCTCCCTGACGATGCTCAGCGACCCCGACGGGGACCCGCGCTACGACAACGCCCTGATGTACTACCTCTACATCGGCTGCCTCGTCGTCGACCTCGCCTACGTGTACGCGGTGTTCGCC
Encoded proteins:
- a CDS encoding pirin family protein gives rise to the protein MSNLDRHAVPSVCGGRGFVVAEPVRELLSPRQVRLGESTEVRRLLPNLGRRMIGAWCFVDHYGPDDIADEPGMQVPPHPHMGLQTVSWLHEGEVLHRDSTGSLQTIRPKELGLMTSGRAISHSEESPRPHARFLHGAQLWVALPDAHRDTDPHFEHHPDLPTVTAPGLTATIVLGALDGSASPGTAYTPIVAADLALSHGADVRLPLDPDFEYGVLAMSGEVHVDGVPVLPGSMLYLGCGRTELPLRAESDAGLMLLGGEPFEEELIMWWNFVGRTQAEIEQARADWTTGSRFGEVKGYDGAPLAAPSLPPTPLKPRGRTR
- a CDS encoding TfoX/Sxy family protein, with the protein product MAYDEGLAQRIRERPGGDPDIVEKRMFGGTGFLCRGNMAVGVSGDDLIVRTAPDATDAALARPGARLFDRPGRPMRGWILVAGPALTDDAVLGEWIDEGHGFAAGLPPK
- a CDS encoding LysR family transcriptional regulator — translated: MDSSSLDLNLLRTFLAVYRSGSFTGAGQLLGLSQPTVTTQMRTLERQAGRELFERLPRGVAPTAVADELAARIAAPLDELAAVVSPHPGPGGRTDPVHLAGPAEFLCISVLPALAPLVAEGVRLRVATGLTDPLLDELRAGRHDLVISTTRPRGRTLSAVPLADEEFVLVAAPVWAERLKRQLAVEGPAVLHLVPLITYAEDLPIARRYWRHVFGRRLSCPAALTVPDLRGVLAAVTAGAGFTVLPRYLCRDQLASGALVPLHEPADPPINTAFLVQRPGRSENPDVARVRDHLLQIARSW
- a CDS encoding GNAT family N-acetyltransferase — protein: MYATSLGDDGAVLCPLEPCQAGEFLAHVDRGREFIGRFNGLPDVVKDLESSRAFLRAYAEKAASDTGRIAGILVDGDLVGAVVLRRLDVGQGIAEAGCWLEPSAVGRGLVTRAARVLIDWAVRERGIHRVEWWVSPENAPSIAVARRLGMSKDGVLRESYLYRGKRHDEEIWSVLAPEWLR
- a CDS encoding HD domain-containing protein; translation: MTLTNVLSIAVDETRDPPLRPLPPRAAALLQRLDAPPRLVAHLRAVHDVAARLAGWAQEHCPALEFDRDAVLFGAATHDIGKTLRRGELSGPGARHEEAGRELLLAHGVEASLARFAGTHASWDVPGVGVEDLLVSLADKVWKNKRVPALEDSVVARLSRAGGRPEWEEFLRLDEVLTAIGEVADRRLAYQMSHPVTRR
- a CDS encoding transmembrane-type terpene cyclase; its protein translation is MHAVHTVFLLGTGVFWTTAYVLLIRTGSRERTFGMPVVAFATNISWEFMFAFVRPPSGLGHVINIVWFCFDVAVGYTVVRFGRAEFPYLPDRLFLPALAALLLLAYPGMNYVSEEFDAGDGVLTAFGSNLAMSGMFLAMLAARRGTRGQSVGIALAKLLGTACASLTMLSDPDGDPRYDNALMYYLYIGCLVVDLAYVYAVFAVRRAEGAAVPGELAAQSAVQG